One part of the Chryseobacterium mulctrae genome encodes these proteins:
- the fabD gene encoding ACP S-malonyltransferase — MKALVFPGQGSQFVGMGKELYDSRKDIKDLMESANEILGFDILSLMFSGTDEDLKKTEVTQPSIFIHSVAALKAVNGLGAEMVAGHSLGEFSALVANGVLSFDDGLKLVSERAKAMQAACDANPSSMAAILGLDDAKVEEICASISGVVVPANYNCPGQLVISGETIAVEEACVKLKEAGAKRALLLPVNGAFHSPLMQPAQERLAAAIENTKFRKATIPVYQNITTTAVTDPDQIKANLIAQLTGPVKWTQSVQNMIKDGATNFVEVGPGKTLQGLIKKIDSAVASASAI; from the coding sequence ATGAAAGCACTTGTATTTCCTGGTCAGGGATCACAGTTTGTAGGTATGGGAAAAGAATTATACGATTCCCGTAAAGACATTAAAGATCTGATGGAATCTGCTAACGAAATTTTAGGTTTTGATATTCTTTCCCTTATGTTTAGCGGGACAGATGAAGATCTTAAGAAAACGGAGGTTACTCAACCTTCAATATTCATACATTCAGTTGCTGCTTTAAAAGCGGTAAACGGTCTTGGTGCCGAAATGGTTGCAGGGCACTCTTTAGGAGAATTTTCTGCATTGGTTGCCAATGGAGTTTTATCTTTTGATGACGGTTTGAAACTGGTATCTGAAAGAGCTAAAGCAATGCAGGCTGCTTGTGATGCAAACCCAAGTTCTATGGCTGCAATTCTAGGTTTGGATGATGCTAAAGTGGAAGAAATTTGTGCATCAATCAGTGGAGTAGTGGTTCCTGCAAATTACAATTGTCCTGGGCAATTGGTAATTTCTGGTGAAACGATCGCTGTAGAAGAAGCTTGTGTTAAATTAAAAGAAGCTGGAGCAAAAAGAGCATTATTATTACCGGTAAACGGAGCTTTTCATTCACCATTAATGCAACCTGCACAAGAAAGATTGGCAGCTGCAATTGAGAATACGAAATTCAGAAAGGCAACTATCCCTGTTTATCAGAATATTACAACAACTGCTGTTACAGATCCGGATCAGATTAAAGCTAATCTTATCGCTCAGTTAACGGGGCCTGTAAAATGGACACAGTCTGTTCAGAATATGATCAAAGATGGTGCTACAAATTTTGTAGAAGTTGGTCCTGGAAAAACACTTCAGGGATTAATCAAAAAAATTGATAGCGCAGTAGCATCTGCTTCTGCCATCTAA
- a CDS encoding type II 3-dehydroquinate dehydratase, whose product MKVLIINGPNLNLLGTREPEIYGSVSMEEYLEKLRSEFPAHELNYYQSNIEGELINRLQLDDFDAIIINPGAFTHYSYAIADCLKNIQKSKVEVHISNIYKREEFRQKSVTAACTDAVLSGFGMDGYRLAVLSLK is encoded by the coding sequence ATGAAAGTTTTAATTATAAATGGTCCTAATCTCAATCTGTTAGGCACGAGAGAACCCGAAATTTACGGGAGTGTTTCTATGGAAGAGTACTTAGAAAAATTAAGGTCAGAATTTCCTGCACATGAATTGAATTATTATCAATCGAATATTGAAGGTGAACTGATTAACAGGCTTCAGCTAGATGATTTTGATGCGATCATTATTAATCCTGGAGCTTTCACGCATTACTCTTATGCAATTGCAGATTGTTTAAAGAATATTCAAAAATCGAAAGTAGAAGTTCACATCAGCAATATTTACAAAAGAGAAGAGTTTAGACAGAAATCTGTAACGGCAGCTTGTACAGATGCAGTTTTGTCCGGCTTTGGAATGGACGGATATCGATTGGCAGTTTTGAGTTTGAAGTAA
- the pckA gene encoding phosphoenolpyruvate carboxykinase (ATP), translated as MKNAKIVQDLQKLGIKGDYELIYNPSYEELYQAEVSPENQGFEKAELTESGAVSVKTGIFTGRSPKDRYIVQDDVTKDTIFWDGKVNLPTTPEIFESCKDLVLTQLSDAKKIYVVDTFCGTNIDTRLKVRFIVEVAWQAHFVTNMFIRPSHFELENFGEPDFTVINGSKTTNPNWEAQELNSENFVMFNLTEKLQIIGGTWYGGEMKKGMFAMMNYYLPLKGMASMHCSANVGEEGDVALFFGLSGTGKTTLSADPKRYLIGDDEHGWDNNGVFNYEGGCYAKVIDLSAEKEPDIFRAIKRDALLENVVVHDGVADYTDGSITENTRVSYPIYHINKIVLPSKAGHASKIVYLSADAFGVLPPVSILDENQAQYHFLCGYTSKLAGTERGITEPEPSFSPAFGEAFLTLHPTMYSKTLIGKMKEHGAKAYLVNTGWNGTGKRISLKDTRAIIDSIIDGSIEKAEKTTIPVMNLEIPTSLPNVSEGILDPRDTYSDVAEWEEKAKDLAAKYIKNFEQYCNTDEGKKLIASGPQLQEQTI; from the coding sequence ATGAAAAACGCTAAAATCGTCCAAGATTTACAAAAATTAGGAATTAAAGGAGATTACGAATTAATTTATAATCCTTCATACGAAGAGTTATATCAAGCGGAAGTTTCACCTGAAAATCAGGGTTTTGAGAAAGCTGAGCTTACAGAATCTGGTGCAGTTTCTGTAAAAACGGGAATTTTCACTGGCCGTTCGCCTAAAGACAGGTATATTGTTCAGGATGATGTTACAAAAGATACTATTTTCTGGGATGGTAAAGTAAATTTACCTACAACACCTGAAATTTTCGAATCATGTAAAGATTTGGTATTGACTCAACTTTCTGATGCGAAAAAGATTTATGTAGTGGATACTTTTTGTGGAACCAATATCGACACAAGATTAAAAGTAAGATTTATCGTTGAAGTTGCTTGGCAGGCACATTTCGTTACCAATATGTTTATCCGTCCTTCTCACTTCGAATTAGAAAACTTCGGAGAACCGGATTTTACAGTAATTAACGGATCAAAAACGACAAACCCTAATTGGGAAGCACAGGAATTAAATTCTGAAAACTTTGTCATGTTTAACCTTACTGAAAAACTTCAGATTATTGGAGGAACTTGGTATGGTGGTGAAATGAAAAAAGGAATGTTTGCAATGATGAACTATTATCTTCCGTTAAAAGGAATGGCATCAATGCACTGTTCTGCAAACGTAGGAGAAGAAGGAGATGTAGCGTTATTCTTCGGACTTTCGGGAACAGGAAAAACTACTTTGTCTGCAGATCCTAAAAGATATTTAATTGGTGATGACGAGCACGGTTGGGATAACAACGGAGTTTTCAATTACGAAGGTGGTTGTTATGCTAAAGTAATCGATTTGTCAGCAGAAAAAGAGCCGGATATTTTCAGAGCAATAAAAAGAGATGCACTTCTTGAAAACGTTGTGGTACACGACGGTGTTGCTGATTATACAGATGGATCTATCACTGAAAACACAAGAGTTTCTTACCCGATTTATCATATCAACAAAATCGTTTTACCTTCTAAAGCAGGTCACGCAAGTAAGATTGTTTATCTTTCTGCTGATGCTTTCGGAGTATTGCCTCCAGTTTCTATTTTAGATGAAAACCAGGCTCAATATCACTTCCTTTGCGGATATACTTCAAAATTAGCAGGAACTGAAAGAGGAATTACTGAGCCAGAACCATCTTTCTCACCTGCATTTGGTGAAGCCTTCTTAACATTACATCCAACAATGTATTCTAAAACATTGATCGGGAAAATGAAAGAGCACGGTGCAAAAGCTTATTTGGTAAACACTGGATGGAACGGTACCGGAAAAAGAATTTCGTTAAAAGATACAAGAGCAATCATTGATTCTATCATCGACGGATCAATCGAAAAAGCTGAAAAAACAACAATCCCGGTAATGAATTTAGAAATTCCGACTTCATTGCCAAATGTTTCTGAAGGGATTTTAGATCCTAGAGATACCTACAGCGATGTTGCAGAATGGGAAGAAAAAGCAAAAGATCTTGCTGCAAAATATATCAAAAACTTCGAGCAGTATTGCAATACTGACGAAGGCAAAAAGCTGATTGCTTCTGGTCCTCAATTGCAGGAACAGACCATTTAG
- a CDS encoding SusC/RagA family TonB-linked outer membrane protein yields the protein MINKNLINSKAWIPPIAVFFLGIININGQEAKKDTLREQDIDEVVVVAYGKAKKTSYTGSVATISSEKINNRPVTNITKALEGQVPGLQAVSASGQPGATASIRIRGIGSVSASSNPLFVVDGIPFDGNINSISPNDIESISVLKDATASSLYGSRAANGVIIITTKSGKKGEAKVNFNISQGFSTRAVKDYEQVNTDQYFQLYWEALRNGYKSSQVTSQQAAQMASDALVSGSNGLGINPYGSNYAKPVGTDGKLLPGATALWNDDWRDILQRVAARSQVDLDFSGGSEKSNYFFSLGYLDDKGIAIGSGFTKYSTRLKINSEVKKWLNVGANLSYTNSLQEAPPSSDSRTDNIINAARVIPSFYPYYERNADGSHRLDANGNYIYDFGKYRPTSALQNQNAAATLPLDKNENREDNFSGKGFLDFTFLPELKFKSSFSVDLVNYNGHFYSNPLIGQGSEIGGSVTKTNSRTLSYTTSNILTFDKKFNQHHFNILAGQEFYHYEFQTISGNRSQFSLPYYYEPDAAALLGGFSGSSDKLGLLSYLGKAEYDFKNKYFISGSVRADGSSRFSPENRWGTFWSVGGSWKASSENFIKDLNIFDQLTLRASYGGQGNDKLSTYYAYQSLYTFYNNLGEGGTVASRLPTPDLKWETNLNLNVGLEFAILKNRIKGNVEYFQRQSKDLLFDMPLAPSVGFSGYQANIGELKNTGFEFSLFTTPVKTDDFEWNVDVNLSTLKNEITKLPKGSIVSGTKRLQVGGSIYDFFIPEWMGVDPTNGNPLWKTITTDANGNTVEGTTSEYAKATKTLQGSSLPKVMGGLTTSIRYKDFDFSGLLTFSLGGKILDTDYTMLMHNGSAAGRAWSSEMLNRWTPENTNTDVPALSTTTNNWTSASSRFLYSGTYARIKNVSLGYTLPSDYFEKIGLKKLRVYVQAENLFTFYKHKGMDPEQTLDGTTYYRYPAMRTVTFGVQATL from the coding sequence ATGATTAACAAAAATTTAATTAATTCTAAAGCTTGGATTCCACCTATTGCAGTGTTTTTCTTAGGAATAATCAACATTAATGGTCAGGAAGCAAAAAAAGATACACTTCGCGAACAGGATATAGATGAAGTAGTAGTTGTCGCTTACGGAAAAGCGAAAAAAACAAGTTACACAGGCTCTGTGGCAACGATTTCGAGCGAAAAAATAAATAACAGACCGGTTACCAATATTACCAAAGCTTTGGAAGGACAGGTTCCGGGTCTTCAGGCGGTAAGTGCTTCTGGACAACCGGGTGCAACGGCATCTATTCGTATTCGTGGAATTGGCTCGGTAAGTGCTTCAAGTAATCCTTTGTTTGTGGTAGACGGAATTCCTTTTGACGGGAATATCAACTCGATAAGTCCGAATGATATTGAATCGATCAGTGTTTTGAAAGATGCTACAGCAAGCTCACTTTATGGTTCAAGAGCAGCCAACGGAGTAATTATTATTACAACAAAATCCGGAAAAAAAGGTGAGGCTAAAGTGAATTTTAATATCAGTCAGGGTTTTTCTACAAGAGCGGTTAAAGATTACGAACAGGTAAATACAGATCAGTATTTTCAATTGTATTGGGAAGCTTTGAGAAATGGCTACAAATCAAGTCAGGTTACTTCTCAACAGGCGGCGCAAATGGCGAGTGATGCTTTGGTTTCCGGAAGCAATGGTTTAGGAATAAATCCATACGGATCAAATTATGCAAAACCTGTAGGAACCGATGGGAAGCTTTTGCCTGGAGCTACTGCTTTATGGAATGATGACTGGAGAGATATTCTTCAGAGAGTGGCAGCAAGAAGCCAGGTCGATCTAGATTTCAGTGGTGGAAGCGAAAAAAGCAATTACTTCTTTTCATTAGGATATTTGGATGATAAAGGAATTGCTATTGGATCAGGTTTTACAAAATACAGTACAAGACTTAAAATAAACTCTGAAGTTAAAAAATGGTTAAATGTTGGGGCTAATTTAAGTTATACGAACAGTCTTCAGGAAGCGCCACCTTCTTCAGATTCCAGAACGGATAATATTATTAATGCAGCAAGAGTAATTCCTTCTTTTTATCCTTATTACGAAAGAAATGCAGACGGAAGTCACCGATTAGATGCCAATGGAAATTATATCTATGACTTTGGAAAATACCGTCCTACAAGTGCTTTACAGAATCAAAATGCTGCAGCGACATTACCTTTAGATAAAAATGAAAACCGTGAAGATAACTTTTCAGGAAAAGGGTTCTTAGACTTTACTTTCTTACCGGAATTAAAGTTTAAATCTAGCTTTTCTGTTGATTTGGTTAATTACAACGGTCACTTTTATTCCAATCCTTTGATAGGGCAGGGAAGTGAAATCGGTGGTTCAGTAACAAAAACAAACTCAAGAACGCTGTCTTATACAACCAGTAATATTTTGACTTTTGATAAAAAATTCAACCAGCATCACTTTAATATTTTAGCGGGTCAGGAATTTTATCATTACGAATTTCAAACTATTTCTGGAAACAGAAGCCAATTTTCACTTCCATATTATTATGAGCCAGATGCGGCAGCTTTGTTAGGTGGATTTAGCGGAAGCAGTGATAAATTGGGACTTTTAAGTTACTTAGGAAAAGCGGAGTATGATTTTAAAAATAAATATTTCATTTCCGGATCGGTAAGAGCAGATGGCTCTTCAAGATTTTCGCCCGAAAACAGATGGGGAACTTTCTGGTCAGTTGGTGGATCATGGAAAGCTTCGAGCGAAAATTTCATTAAAGATTTAAATATTTTTGATCAGTTGACGCTTCGTGCAAGTTATGGTGGTCAGGGAAATGACAAATTGAGCACGTATTATGCGTACCAAAGTTTGTACACATTTTATAACAATCTTGGTGAAGGCGGTACGGTTGCAAGCAGACTTCCGACTCCGGATCTGAAGTGGGAAACCAATCTCAACTTAAATGTGGGGTTAGAATTTGCCATTCTGAAAAACAGAATTAAAGGTAATGTAGAATATTTCCAGCGTCAGAGTAAAGATCTTTTGTTTGATATGCCTTTGGCTCCATCAGTTGGTTTCAGCGGTTATCAGGCGAATATTGGAGAATTAAAAAACACAGGTTTTGAATTTTCTCTCTTTACAACACCTGTTAAAACAGATGATTTCGAATGGAATGTTGATGTGAATCTAAGTACTTTAAAAAATGAAATTACAAAGCTTCCGAAAGGTTCAATTGTTAGCGGGACAAAACGTTTGCAGGTTGGAGGTTCTATTTATGATTTCTTTATTCCTGAATGGATGGGAGTTGATCCGACTAACGGAAATCCGCTTTGGAAAACAATTACAACTGATGCAAACGGAAATACAGTAGAAGGAACGACTTCTGAGTATGCAAAAGCTACGAAAACTCTGCAGGGTTCTTCTTTGCCTAAAGTAATGGGTGGTCTTACAACAAGCATCAGATATAAAGATTTTGATTTTTCAGGATTACTGACTTTCAGTTTGGGAGGTAAAATTCTTGATACCGATTATACGATGTTGATGCATAATGGAAGTGCTGCGGGAAGAGCATGGAGCTCTGAAATGTTAAACCGATGGACTCCCGAAAATACCAATACGGATGTTCCGGCTTTAAGCACAACAACCAATAACTGGACTTCCGCTTCGTCAAGATTCTTATATTCCGGAACGTATGCAAGAATTAAAAATGTAAGCTTAGGATACACCCTTCCTTCAGATTATTTTGAAAAAATCGGATTGAAAAAGCTGAGAGTTTATGTTCAGGCAGAAAACCTTTTCACATTCTATAAGCATAAAGGAATGGATCCTGAGCAAACTTTAGACGGAACAACGTACTACAGATATCCTGCAATGAGAACGGTAACTTTTGGTGTGCAGGCTACTCTTTAA
- a CDS encoding GYDIA family GHMP kinase, translating into MGEIYSPGKLMLTSEYFAVDGALVLAVPTKLGQEFFFEEKQDGKSIVFWEAYHQNKLWLKAVIDYKTWQILETNINQSAEFILKTLKNVQSLSETKFKSTDTYQLKTNLQFPSDYGLGSSSTLMNNLAEWSQIDPFHLNSISLGGSGYDIAVANAKSAVLFQNKPEIHFEKINFNPTFKNDLIFIHLNQKQDSREAIQLYRSKIKSQIMVDEFSNLTRNILLCDELENFSELMMLHEQKISDFIEIPTVKSRFFSDCPSFVKSLGAWGGDFVMSSKFVGFKDYFWGKGFTTVFEWNEIIGC; encoded by the coding sequence ATGGGCGAAATTTATTCACCGGGAAAGCTTATGCTTACTTCAGAATATTTCGCTGTAGACGGAGCTCTTGTCTTAGCGGTACCCACAAAGCTAGGACAGGAGTTTTTTTTTGAAGAAAAGCAAGACGGAAAATCAATTGTTTTCTGGGAAGCTTATCATCAAAACAAATTATGGTTAAAAGCTGTCATCGATTATAAAACATGGCAGATTCTTGAAACCAATATCAATCAAAGCGCAGAATTTATTCTTAAAACTCTTAAAAATGTTCAGAGTCTTTCTGAAACTAAATTTAAAAGCACCGATACCTATCAATTAAAAACAAATCTTCAGTTTCCATCAGATTATGGTTTGGGAAGCAGTTCTACTTTAATGAACAATCTTGCCGAATGGTCACAGATTGATCCTTTCCATTTAAATTCTATAAGTTTGGGTGGAAGCGGATATGATATTGCGGTTGCTAATGCAAAATCTGCGGTGTTGTTTCAGAACAAACCCGAAATACATTTTGAGAAGATAAATTTCAATCCAACATTTAAAAATGACTTGATTTTTATTCATCTCAATCAGAAGCAAGACAGCCGCGAAGCAATTCAACTTTACAGGTCAAAAATAAAGTCTCAAATTATGGTAGATGAATTTTCAAATCTCACAAGAAATATTTTGTTATGTGATGAATTGGAAAATTTTTCAGAACTAATGATGTTACATGAGCAAAAAATTTCAGATTTTATTGAAATTCCGACAGTTAAGTCAAGGTTTTTCTCAGATTGCCCTAGTTTTGTTAAAAGTTTGGGAGCTTGGGGTGGCGATTTTGTAATGAGCTCAAAATTTGTAGGGTTTAAGGACTATTTTTGGGGAAAAGGTTTTACTACTGTTTTTGAGTGGAATGAAATAATCGGTTGTTAA